In a genomic window of Rhopalosiphum maidis isolate BTI-1 chromosome 4, ASM367621v3, whole genome shotgun sequence:
- the LOC113548196 gene encoding uncharacterized protein LOC113548196 isoform X1, whose protein sequence is MFNEMECARKRLPSLSMVLVMITMTALLPNGTTAALIDLGHSYRFGTTTCWNPTQRFNIFDVHTGPGPNGVFITESFSTPEHCGTHLDAPFHFNPTGWKLQDIPLHRTVVEGVHVNVSSEVNGNGDFLLTVNHLKAWEQANGPLPNRSVILVNFGWAHKYGDRQSYYNGLQEPYRFPGLSREAAQWIVDSGKVYGVGVDGPSVDAGRSTSYEAHGVLSKANLYNLENVALNGTTLPPRGFKLVVQPVKIVGGTGGPVRILAFTKDAFE, encoded by the exons ATGTTCAA TGAAATGGAATGTGCACGAAAACGATTACCGTCGTTGTCGATGGTTTTGGTGATGATCACGATGACGGCCCTACTCCCGAACGGTACCACAGCGGCTTTGATAGACCTGGGTCACAGTTACCGGTTCGGGACGACAACGTGCTGGAACCCAACACAACGATTCAACATATTCGACGTGCACACGGGACCGGGGCCGAACGGAGTGTTCATCACGGAGAGCTTCTCAACACCCGAACACTGCGGCACTCATCTGGACGCCCCATTTCACTTTAATCCGACCGGGTGGAAGCTGCAAGACATCCCGCTGCACCGAACGGTGGTTGAAG gCGTACACGTGAACGTGAGTAGCGAAGTCAATGGAAACGGCGACTTTTTACTGACCGTTAATCATTTGAAAGCGTGGGAACAAGCCAACGGTCCGCTGCCCAATCGATCGGTGATTTTGGTAAACTTCGGTTGGGCTCACAAATATGGCGATCGTCAGTCGTACTACAATGGATTACAGGAACCTTAcag GTTTCCCGGACTGTCCAGGGAAGCGGCCCAGTGGATCGTGGATTCCGGAAAAGTGTACGGCGTCGGTGTGGACGGGCCGAGCGTGGACGCCGGCCGGTCAACGTCGTACGAGGCGCACGGCGTGCTGTCCAAGGCCAATCTGTACAACCTGGAAAACGTGGCGCTGAACGGGACGACGCTGCCGCCGAGGGGCTTCAAGTTGGTCGTCCAACCGGTCAAGATCGTCGGTGGCACCGGCGGCCCGGTCAGGATATTGGCTTTTACGAAAGACGCGTTCGAATGA
- the LOC113560963 gene encoding fork head domain-containing protein FD4-like gives MPRPSRDSYGDQKPPYSYISLTAMAIWSSPEKMLPLSDIYKFISDQFPYYRRNTQRWQNSLRHNLSFNDCFVKIPRMPDRPGKGAYWALHPAALDMFENGSLLRRRKRFKLVKSDKDRLDNELIALANNLAHMQRNHPAMSASSSLSLSAAPSSSGASSASSSSPCSSSAGSPPPQHQQPPSSQHGAPTGRGLHHNQPHRYDDVGTDSRRRRRSRNAAPGHHDAHRHAVIAADAVTACTTKPAAKRPFDIESLIGPDPSSATSPAAPPQPLTAADYTDDDDDDGDDVDDDILRRFPSIVPAAYRAPLMVPYEFHHAAAAAAAIAFQDHHQQHAVHHSQLQQLHHHHQQQQQQYLRYAAASYFPLHN, from the exons ATGCCGCGGCCCAGTCGCGACTCGTACGGCGACCAAAAACCACCGTACAGTTACATATCGCTGACGGCCATGGCCATATGGAGTTCGCCGGAGAAAATGCTTCCGCTGTCCGACATTTACAAGTTCATCAGCGACCAGTTCCCGTACTACAGACGGAACACGCAACGCTGGCAGAACTCGCTCCGGCACAACCTGTCGTTCAACGACTGTTTCGTGAAAATCCCGCGGATGCCGGACAGACCGGGCAAAGGCGCGTACTGGGCGCTGCATCCGGCCGCCCTGGACATGTTTGAGAACGGTTCGCTGTTGCGGCGCCGCAAACGGTTCAAGCTGGTCAAGTCCGACAAAGACAG ATTGGACAACGAACTGATCGCCCTGGCCAACAATTTGGCACACATGCAGCGCAACCATCCGGCCATGTCGGCGTCATCGTCGTTGTCGCTGTCGGCCGCCCCGTCGTCGTCGGGCGCGTCGTCCgcttcgtcgtcgtcgccgtgcTCGTCGTCGGCCGGCAGTCCGCCGCCGCAGCATCAGCAGCCGCCGTCTTCGCAACACGGCGCGCCGACCGGGCGCGGTCTGCACCACAACCAGCCGCACCGTTACGACGACGTCGGCACCGACAGCCGCCGACGCCGCCGCAGCCGCAACGCCGCGCCGGGACACCACGACGCGCACCGGCACGCCGTCATCGCCGCGGACGCGGTCACCGCGTGCACCACCAAGCCGGCGGCCAAGAGACCGTTCGACATCGAGAGCCTGATCGGACCCGACCCGTCGTCGGCCACTTCTCCGGCCGCGCCGCCGCAGCCGCTGACCGCGGCGGATTACacggacgacgacgacgacgacggcgacgacgtGGACGACGATATCCTACGGCGATTCCCGTCCATCGTGCCGGCCGCGTACCGGGCGCCGCTGATGGTGCCGTACGAGTTCCATCACGCGGCCGCCGCGGCCGCGGCGATCGCGTTCCAGGACCATCACCAACAGCACGCCGTGCACCACAGCCAGCTGCAACAGTTgcaccaccaccaccagcagcagcaacagcaatATTTACGGTACGCCGCGGCGTCTTATTTTCCGCTGCACAACTAA
- the LOC113548196 gene encoding uncharacterized protein LOC113548196 isoform X2, translating into MECARKRLPSLSMVLVMITMTALLPNGTTAALIDLGHSYRFGTTTCWNPTQRFNIFDVHTGPGPNGVFITESFSTPEHCGTHLDAPFHFNPTGWKLQDIPLHRTVVEGVHVNVSSEVNGNGDFLLTVNHLKAWEQANGPLPNRSVILVNFGWAHKYGDRQSYYNGLQEPYRFPGLSREAAQWIVDSGKVYGVGVDGPSVDAGRSTSYEAHGVLSKANLYNLENVALNGTTLPPRGFKLVVQPVKIVGGTGGPVRILAFTKDAFE; encoded by the exons ATGGAATGTGCACGAAAACGATTACCGTCGTTGTCGATGGTTTTGGTGATGATCACGATGACGGCCCTACTCCCGAACGGTACCACAGCGGCTTTGATAGACCTGGGTCACAGTTACCGGTTCGGGACGACAACGTGCTGGAACCCAACACAACGATTCAACATATTCGACGTGCACACGGGACCGGGGCCGAACGGAGTGTTCATCACGGAGAGCTTCTCAACACCCGAACACTGCGGCACTCATCTGGACGCCCCATTTCACTTTAATCCGACCGGGTGGAAGCTGCAAGACATCCCGCTGCACCGAACGGTGGTTGAAG gCGTACACGTGAACGTGAGTAGCGAAGTCAATGGAAACGGCGACTTTTTACTGACCGTTAATCATTTGAAAGCGTGGGAACAAGCCAACGGTCCGCTGCCCAATCGATCGGTGATTTTGGTAAACTTCGGTTGGGCTCACAAATATGGCGATCGTCAGTCGTACTACAATGGATTACAGGAACCTTAcag GTTTCCCGGACTGTCCAGGGAAGCGGCCCAGTGGATCGTGGATTCCGGAAAAGTGTACGGCGTCGGTGTGGACGGGCCGAGCGTGGACGCCGGCCGGTCAACGTCGTACGAGGCGCACGGCGTGCTGTCCAAGGCCAATCTGTACAACCTGGAAAACGTGGCGCTGAACGGGACGACGCTGCCGCCGAGGGGCTTCAAGTTGGTCGTCCAACCGGTCAAGATCGTCGGTGGCACCGGCGGCCCGGTCAGGATATTGGCTTTTACGAAAGACGCGTTCGAATGA